A portion of the Pseudoxanthomonas sp. JBR18 genome contains these proteins:
- a CDS encoding 4a-hydroxytetrahydrobiopterin dehydratase codes for MSDLIPLAQAHCLPRSGAEHRLGQARIAELMPQLPGWELVEQGKALSRTFRFTDYYRTLAFVNALAFIAHREDHHPDLGVHYDRVVVRFSTHDVGGLSENDFICAAKAQALDPEQ; via the coding sequence ATGTCCGACCTCATTCCGCTGGCCCAGGCCCATTGCCTGCCCCGCAGCGGCGCCGAGCACCGGCTCGGGCAGGCCCGCATCGCCGAACTCATGCCGCAGCTGCCCGGCTGGGAACTGGTCGAACAGGGCAAGGCCCTGAGTCGCACGTTCCGCTTCACCGACTATTACCGCACCCTGGCCTTCGTCAACGCGCTGGCCTTCATCGCCCATCGCGAAGACCACCACCCCGACCTGGGCGTGCACTACGACCGCGTCGTGGTGCGGTTTTCCACCCACGACGTGGGCGGACTGAGCGAGAACGACTTCATCTGCGCCGCCAAGGCGCAGGCCCTGGACCCCGAACAATGA
- a CDS encoding efflux RND transporter periplasmic adaptor subunit: MLLALAALPILSGCGKADGADAKPAAEASNKDKPAAAEAVPVEAVKAARRPVAASYSGTTSLEPRAESQVVAKTSGVALAVLVEEGQQVHAGQPLVRLDADRARLAVAQTEAQMRKLEGNYQRATKLVAQQMISANDVDQLRYDLEDIRAQNRLARLELSYTTVTAPISGVVASRSIKTGNFVQINTPIIRIIDRSRLEATLNVPERELSTLRAGQPVSLQADALPGQTFEGTVDRVAPLVDSGSGTFRVVCAFDGEGDTQLQAGMFGRLRIEYDHRADALVIPRAALLDDGDPAVYRVHDGKAVRTAVEPGYVDGEWIEIRKGLKVGDAVVTAGKVALRDGSAVTVIDAPPRPQAVAMSGQR; this comes from the coding sequence ATGCTCTTGGCCCTGGCCGCGCTGCCGATCCTGTCCGGCTGCGGCAAGGCCGATGGCGCCGATGCCAAACCCGCTGCCGAGGCCAGCAACAAGGACAAGCCGGCCGCCGCCGAGGCGGTGCCGGTCGAGGCGGTCAAGGCCGCCCGGCGTCCGGTGGCGGCGAGCTATTCGGGCACCACCAGCCTGGAGCCGCGTGCCGAATCCCAGGTGGTGGCCAAGACCTCCGGCGTGGCCCTGGCCGTGCTGGTGGAGGAAGGCCAGCAGGTGCATGCCGGGCAGCCGCTGGTGCGGCTGGATGCCGATCGCGCGCGTCTGGCCGTGGCCCAGACCGAGGCCCAGATGCGCAAGCTGGAAGGCAACTACCAGCGCGCGACCAAACTGGTCGCCCAGCAGATGATCAGCGCCAACGACGTGGACCAGCTGCGCTACGACCTGGAGGACATCCGCGCGCAGAACCGCCTCGCCCGTCTGGAACTGTCCTACACCACCGTGACCGCACCGATCTCCGGCGTGGTGGCCTCGCGCTCGATCAAGACCGGCAACTTCGTGCAGATCAATACGCCGATCATCCGTATCATCGATCGCTCGCGCCTGGAAGCCACGCTCAACGTGCCCGAGCGCGAGCTGTCCACCCTGCGTGCCGGCCAGCCGGTGAGCCTGCAGGCCGATGCGCTGCCCGGACAGACCTTCGAAGGCACCGTGGACCGGGTCGCGCCGCTGGTCGATTCGGGCAGCGGTACCTTCCGCGTGGTCTGTGCGTTCGACGGGGAGGGCGATACGCAGCTGCAGGCCGGGATGTTTGGTCGTCTGCGCATCGAATACGACCACCGCGCCGATGCCCTGGTGATTCCGCGCGCGGCGCTGCTGGACGACGGCGACCCGGCGGTCTATCGCGTGCATGACGGCAAGGCGGTGCGCACGGCGGTCGAACCGGGCTACGTGGATGGTGAATGGATCGAAATCCGCAAAGGCCTGAAGGTCGGCGATGCCGTGGTGACCGCCGGCAAGGTCGCCCTGCGCGATGGCAGCGCGGTGACGGTCATCGATGCCCCGCCGCGGCCCCAGGCCGTGGCCATGTCCGGCCAGCGCTGA
- a CDS encoding RluA family pseudouridine synthase has product MTAPSHPENPPARSAVRMVVVPADRGGQRLDNFLLGQLKGAPRSLVYKLVRSGQVRVNGGRAKAERKLEPGDEVRIPPVSLEETGPRAAPPAGFLARMEAAIVFEDARLLVINKPTGVASHGGSGISHGAIETMRALRPNQSLELVHRLDRDTSGLLILAKKRSALTELQALLREDAGPTKGIRKRYLTLLTGRMPDGVMTVDAPLLVGLRQGGERHVQVNEGGKPSVSHFKVLERRGGQSYCEVLIETGRTHQIRVHAQHIGHSVAGDDKYGDPAANKRLRDQAGLKRLFLHAASLEFALDAGHTPYVLNAPLSEDLAAALDALA; this is encoded by the coding sequence CGCCGTCCGCATGGTCGTGGTGCCCGCCGATCGCGGCGGCCAGCGCCTGGACAATTTCCTGCTCGGACAGCTCAAGGGCGCCCCGCGCAGCCTGGTCTACAAGCTGGTCCGCAGCGGCCAGGTCCGGGTGAACGGGGGGCGGGCCAAGGCCGAGCGCAAGCTCGAGCCGGGCGACGAGGTGCGCATTCCGCCGGTGAGCCTGGAGGAAACTGGCCCCCGCGCGGCGCCGCCGGCGGGCTTCCTGGCGCGGATGGAGGCGGCGATCGTGTTCGAGGACGCGCGCCTGCTGGTCATCAACAAGCCGACCGGAGTGGCCAGCCACGGCGGCAGCGGAATCAGTCATGGCGCCATCGAAACCATGCGCGCCCTGCGGCCCAACCAGTCCCTGGAGCTGGTCCACCGCCTGGACCGGGACACCTCGGGCCTGCTGATCCTGGCCAAGAAGCGTTCGGCCCTGACCGAGCTGCAGGCCTTGCTGCGCGAGGATGCCGGCCCGACAAAGGGCATCCGCAAGCGCTACCTGACCCTGCTGACCGGGCGCATGCCCGACGGGGTGATGACCGTCGATGCGCCGTTGCTGGTCGGGCTTCGGCAGGGCGGCGAGCGCCACGTTCAGGTCAACGAGGGCGGCAAGCCCAGCGTGAGCCATTTCAAGGTGCTGGAGCGCCGCGGCGGGCAGTCGTACTGCGAAGTGCTGATCGAGACCGGGCGCACCCATCAGATCCGCGTCCACGCCCAGCACATCGGCCATTCGGTGGCGGGCGACGACAAGTACGGCGACCCGGCGGCCAACAAGCGGCTACGGGACCAGGCGGGCCTGAAGCGGCTGTTCCTGCACGCCGCCTCGCTGGAGTTCGCGCTCGATGCCGGGCACACCCCTTACGTGCTCAATGCGCCGCTTTCGGAGGATCTGGCGGCGGCGCTGGATGCCCTAGCGTAA
- a CDS encoding NfuA family Fe-S biogenesis protein: protein MIQISDTAQSHFRKLIEREATPGLGVRLSAVDAGTPRADARLEFAEPRDLAGDEWVVECEGFTVYVDAASVPWLDDAEIDFVTQGAGSQLTIKAPHIKGKAPAEGASLVERVRWVVEHEVNPQLASHGGRVAVEEVTGEGVVFLRFGGGCHGCGMADVTLKQGIEKTLLTRVPGVTAVRDATDHDTGQAPYMPRDAA from the coding sequence ATGATCCAGATTTCCGACACTGCCCAGAGCCATTTCCGCAAACTCATCGAGCGCGAGGCCACGCCCGGCCTGGGCGTGAGACTCAGCGCAGTGGACGCCGGCACCCCGCGTGCCGATGCGCGGCTGGAGTTCGCCGAGCCCCGCGACCTGGCTGGCGACGAATGGGTCGTGGAGTGTGAAGGCTTCACGGTCTATGTCGATGCGGCCAGCGTGCCGTGGCTGGACGATGCCGAGATCGATTTCGTCACCCAGGGGGCAGGCAGCCAGCTGACGATCAAGGCGCCGCACATCAAGGGCAAGGCGCCCGCCGAAGGCGCATCGTTGGTCGAGCGGGTGCGTTGGGTCGTCGAGCATGAGGTCAACCCGCAACTGGCATCGCACGGGGGCCGGGTGGCCGTGGAGGAAGTGACCGGCGAGGGCGTGGTGTTCCTGCGTTTCGGCGGCGGTTGCCATGGCTGCGGCATGGCCGATGTGACCCTCAAGCAGGGGATCGAGAAGACCCTGCTGACCCGCGTGCCTGGCGTGACGGCGGTGCGGGATGCGACCGATCACGACACCGGCCAAGCGCCGTACATGCCGCGCGACGCTGCCTGA
- a CDS encoding cytochrome c, which yields MRTAVHATRLTLALLAALALGACSKIETTDTAAADPGHASGEHGSASSAGLPPGNIAAGEKLAQQKGKATGQSCVDCHGAEGNAPIAATYPHLAGQYADYLAHALQAYRSGDREQALMSPQAAQLSDQDIANLAAYFASRKSSLRDLHGLD from the coding sequence ATGCGCACAGCCGTTCACGCCACCCGCCTGACCCTGGCCCTGCTCGCCGCCCTGGCGCTCGGCGCCTGCAGCAAGATCGAGACCACCGATACCGCAGCGGCCGACCCCGGTCACGCCAGCGGCGAGCACGGCAGCGCCTCCTCGGCCGGCCTGCCGCCCGGCAACATCGCCGCCGGGGAGAAGCTCGCCCAGCAGAAGGGCAAGGCCACCGGCCAGAGCTGCGTGGACTGCCACGGCGCGGAGGGCAACGCGCCGATCGCGGCGACCTATCCGCATCTGGCCGGGCAATATGCCGACTACCTGGCCCACGCGCTGCAGGCCTACCGCAGCGGCGACCGCGAACAAGCGCTGATGTCGCCCCAGGCCGCCCAGCTCAGCGACCAGGACATCGCCAACCTCGCCGCATATTTCGCCTCGCGCAAGTCCAGCCTGCGCGATCTGCACGGACTGGACTGA
- a CDS encoding energy transducer TonB, whose amino-acid sequence MNRSLRLSLTAPLLLLAACNQTPAGNEQAAPAAPAATELTAVQTPPPQYPLEAACNGQGGTTTLKVTVGTEGTPTDVTVAHGSGNDALDQAAMTAVKTWKFKPATRGGQPFAQTINVPVNFPAPQVRPDACFSLDEKKPAQS is encoded by the coding sequence ATGAACCGATCGCTTCGCCTGTCCCTGACCGCGCCGTTGCTGCTGCTGGCCGCATGCAACCAGACGCCGGCAGGCAACGAGCAGGCCGCCCCTGCCGCGCCCGCTGCCACCGAATTGACCGCCGTGCAGACCCCGCCGCCCCAGTATCCGCTGGAAGCGGCCTGCAACGGACAGGGCGGGACGACCACCCTGAAGGTGACCGTCGGCACCGAAGGCACGCCCACCGATGTCACCGTGGCCCATGGCAGTGGCAACGACGCCCTGGATCAGGCGGCCATGACGGCCGTGAAGACCTGGAAGTTCAAGCCCGCCACGCGCGGCGGTCAGCCGTTCGCCCAGACCATCAACGTGCCGGTGAACTTCCCCGCCCCGCAGGTCCGTCCGGACGCATGCTTCTCGCTGGACGAAAAAAAGCCCGCGCAGTCCTGA
- a CDS encoding cytochrome c: MTRPLLFAACFALLYAGVTASSQARQDATEPNAPPSAPAQPAATAPTQPAAAVVGNAETGKQLSYTCQGCHGVTGYKNAYPNFHVPRIGGQSAEYLVQALSEYKAGKRKHPTMQAQAQSFSNQDIADLAAYLSSLK, encoded by the coding sequence ATGACGCGACCGCTGTTGTTCGCCGCCTGTTTCGCCCTGCTCTACGCCGGCGTGACCGCATCCAGCCAGGCCCGCCAGGACGCCACCGAACCCAACGCCCCGCCCTCCGCCCCCGCCCAACCCGCGGCAACGGCGCCCACACAGCCCGCCGCGGCCGTGGTCGGCAACGCCGAGACGGGTAAGCAGCTGTCCTACACCTGCCAGGGCTGCCACGGGGTGACCGGCTACAAGAATGCCTACCCCAACTTCCACGTGCCCCGGATTGGCGGGCAGTCCGCCGAGTACCTGGTCCAGGCCCTGAGCGAATACAAGGCCGGCAAGCGCAAGCATCCGACGATGCAGGCCCAGGCCCAGAGCTTCTCCAACCAGGACATCGCCGACCTGGCCGCCTACCTGTCCAGCCTCAAATAA